The Chlorocebus sabaeus isolate Y175 chromosome 20, mChlSab1.0.hap1, whole genome shotgun sequence genomic sequence cccccacccctctCCCCTCACCTGTGAAAAGCCTCCCAGGACGATTCGATTGGCAGGAATCCCATTCTTCATTTCATGCTCAATCAAGGCCTTGACTGGGGGGAGGGGGCATGAGTAGGTGGGGGGAAGCTGCCAAGGGGCCCAAGAATGGAGCCAGGCTGAGGAACCGCCCAGAGCTTTCctggggggcaggggaaggaggaggcagaggaggggctggggtctTACTGTTCTCTGCTGCCTTCTTGATGCCAGCCTCATCCTCTGGGGCATCTGGACTCAGTCCCATCAGGTCAAACCTGGGGAGTAGAGGCACAGGCAGCTATAGAAAACCCTGGCTGGCCAGCCTCCTGTAGCTCCCTCAGCCCAAGTGTCCTCATCCCCCTGCCTAGCCCTGCTCCCACTCACCAGGAAGGCATCACCATCTTCATGTTGAGGGTCACAGGGATCCTAGGCCTGGGGAGACAGCCAGAGGGCCCAGCATGCTCAGGAGGAACGATGAGGCCACAGCCCACAGCCCAGAGTGGGGCCGCGCCGCCCCTGGGGGCCCTCCCAGCAGGCAGGGCCTGTGTTTAAGGTGTTGCCAGGCAACCTGCCACGTGGGGCTGGAGGCTGTGGTTGGAGCAAAGCGCCAGCGATGGAGAAGCAGAGCCCAGCGCTTGGTGTGACGGGGTCCCAGGTAGTCAGTGAGTACTTGGGGAAGGGGCAAAGGGAGGTGTGGGTTCTAGGAGAGCTCAGGTCTAGGAGGCCCTAGAGGTGGGGGTTGGTGCTGGACCCCACTCCTGGGGGCTCCACAGGAGCTAAGGCTGAAAATGCCACTTCTGACTGCCCTGAGCCCAAGGCCCAAGATGCAGCTGACAGGAGAGAACAGGCCTGGGATGCCAGGACCACCCCCAGATgatccccagcctcagcccctccCTTGCTGGGGTGACACTCACGCATGGGGACAGATGTACTTGACGTGAGGGAGTCGGATGGTGGAGAGGGCGTCAGCCCAGCTGTGCCTGTAGGGGGGACAGGAGAAAAGGCTCCGATGTGGTAGGAAGAGAAGGGGACGTGCAGGCCTCTCCAGTCCGCTGCTGGGCCCAGGCCCCCTCCTTAAGAAGCACCCCTCCTCAGTCACTTACCCTGTGTCTCCAAGTCCATGTAAAAAAATAACCTGGAAAAGGATGGAAATGGGGAGACAGGAAGGTTCCTTCTAGGTTCTCCAACTtctgcccacccctcccccaccccccaaggaTCTGGAGGAACCCAGGTAGCAAACAGGTTACTACCCTGAGCCTCCTGGCCTCAGGATACTCCCTGTTCATCACTGCCACCTCCATTTTTCCCACACCCCCTCCAGCTGGTCCTCCAGCTGCTCCCACAGTGTCTGGCTGTGCGTGAAAGGGGACCCTTACCGCGGCCGTTTCCCGCTCAGCTCCAGACACGGTGGCAGCATCGGTGAGCAGGGGCACAGACATGGTGTtaccacacatacaccacacggCTCCACGGCGGGGGCCTGCGCACATCAGGGGTGGCGGTCAAGAGCAAAACCAGGCACAGGACACACTCCTGGCCCAAGAGGCCACCAGGCCATCAGCCCCACACAGCACCCAGGTTCTGTCTTGGGCACAAATAGGCAAGAAGTCCCAGGGCACAGgggaaggaattctgcctcagtTCCACGGTTGAAAGGCAGAGGCAGCCACCCTAGTGGCCCAGAACATGTGTCTCTGGTTCTGGCCCAACCACAGGATCTGAGCTTGCTGGAGACAGGCAGAGGCAGGGCACAGGGACTGTAGGGCAGGGGGCAGAGGGGAGGCAGCGGCACGCCTGCTTCATTCCCTCTCTAACTCCTCAGGGGTCAgtgccttcccctcctctccaatCATCCCTGGGTCCCTGCCTCCCCAGCTCCCGGCCCTATGGGAAATAGAAAAATGCCAGGGAAAGGAGCTTCCATCCCCTACTCAGTGCCGCCTCCAACCCCCATCTCAACCTCCCCCGACCCAACCCCCATCCAGCCTTTACAGCAG encodes the following:
- the LYPLA2 gene encoding acyl-protein thioesterase 2, producing MCGNTMSVPLLTDAATVSGAERETAAVIFLHGLGDTGHSWADALSTIRLPHVKYICPHAPRIPVTLNMKMVMPSWFDLMGLSPDAPEDEAGIKKAAENIKALIEHEMKNGIPANRIVLGGFSQGGALSLYTALTCPHPLAGIVALSCWLPLHRAFPQAANGSAKDLAILQCHGELDPMVPVRFGALTAEKLRSVVTPARVQFKTYPGVMHSSCPQEMAAVKEFLEKLLPPV